The sequence below is a genomic window from Halosolutus gelatinilyticus.
GTCACCGACGAAGACGTCGAGATCACCGCGGCGGTGACGATCGACGGCGGGGGGATCGAGGTCGACTTCGACGGGACCGCCAGTCAGGTCGCGGGCAACCTCAACGCGCCGCTCGCGGTCGCCGAGAGCGCCGTCTACTTCGTCGTGCGCTGTATCACGGATCCGGAGATCCCGCCGAACCAGGGCTGCTACGACCCGGTTACCGTCCGCGCTCCCGAGAGAACGCTGCTGAACCCGGAGCCCCCCGCGGCGGTCGTCGGCGGCAACGTCGAGACCAGCCAGCGCGTCACGGACGTCGTCTTCGCGGCCCTCGCCGCGGCGGCGCCCGATCGCGTCCCGGCACAGGGTCAGGGGACGATGAACAACCTGACGATCGGCGCGCGGGACGGCTCGTTCACCTACTACGAGACGATCGGCGGCGGCTTCGGCGCCCGGCCCGATCGCGACGGGATGGACGGCGTCCAGGTCGGCATGACGAACACGCTCAACACGCCCGTCGAGTCGATCGAATCCGAGTATCCGCTACGCGTCGAAGGCTACGCCCTGCGGCCCGATAGCGGCGGTCGCGGGGAGTACCGCGGGGGTCTGGGACTGGAGCGATCGGTCACCGTCGAGACCGACGCGACCGTGTCGCTGCTCACGGAGCGCCGACGGCACGCCCCGAAGGGCGTCGCGGGCGGCGAGGACGGCGCGACCGGCGAAAATCTGATCGACGGCGCCCCGGTTCCGGCGAAGACGACCGTCGACGTCGAGGCCGGGACGACGGTGACGGTTCGGACGCCCGGCGGGGGCGGGCACGGTGATCCGGCCGATCGGGACGAGGCGGCGATCGAGGCCGATCGGAATGCCGACAAGGCGCACGACGGCACCAACGGAGCGCGATAACGTCACACCTCGTGACGGGCGCGCCAACGTCGATGTCCCCCTTTCGTCATCGGTGTTGACGAAAGGAGGAAGGCCGTGCTCGATCGTACCTACCCGCACTCCACCACCTGCAATCGGTGCAACCGCGAGTGACCGCAGGGAACGAGCGGGCCGACGACCGATGTGGGGGTCCCGGAGGGACCGGAACGGAGGAAGGAGTGCTTTTCATCAACGCTAAGCGGGAGCTTTGCTCCCGCGAGGTCGTCGGCGCTACGCGCCGAGCTTGAGGGATCTGCGATCCCTCGCCGTGCAAAAGAGCGCACGTGCTCTTTTGAGGATTTTGCCGAGTGCGGTCGCAAACCGACCGAGTGTGGTTCGAGACGCCTTTGGCGTCTCGTCATCACGAGAGCTTCGCTCTCTCGAACGACAGCGCAAAAGGTCGGCCCGATTCTCCGGTGACGGAGCGTTTTTCACGCCGCTGGTCCACCCTCCGGTATGGAACTGGAGCCAGTGACGGACCTGCCCGAGATCCGTCCGGGCGACGACCTCGCCGCGCTCATCGCCGATCGGGCCGCCCTCGAACCAGGCGACGTGTGCACCGTCGCGAGCACGATCGTCTCGAAGGCCGAAGGGCGGACGACGGATCTCGAGGACTATCCCGTCAGCGGCCGCGCGAAGGAGATAGCCGACCGGATCGGCGACGTCGCGGGCGAGGAGAAGGACCCGCGGTTCGCCCAGGCGGTCCTGGACGAGAGCACGGAGCTGCTGATCGACTGCCCGTTCATGCTCACCGAGACGCGGTTCGGCCACATCTGCGTCAACGCGGGGATCGATCGCTCGAACGTGCCGGACCACGACATCCTCCTGCTGCCGAAGAACCCCGCGGCGAGCGCCGAGCGGATCCGATCGGGCCTGGCAGAGCGCGGTCACGAAGACGTCGCGGTGATCGTGACGGACACCTGCGGGCGGCCGTTCCGCCACGGTCAGCGCGGGGTCGCACTCGGCTGGGCGGGGATGCCCGCCAGCCGCGACTGGCGGGGCGAACTCGATCGGGACGGACGCGAACTCGGGGTCACCGTCCAGTCGGTCGTCGACGAACTCGCCGCGGCGGCGAACCTCGTTACGGGAGAGGGCGACGGCGGGACGCCCGCAGTCGCCGTCCGCGAGTGGGACTTCGGCGATCACGAGGGGAGCGACGAACTCTTCCGCGACGTCGAGGACGACCTCGTCCGACAGGCGCTTCGCGGGTGGGAATGGAGGGGCGACGAATGAGTCGGGATGGAACATCGACGCCCACCTGGGCGATCGAACTCACCCCCGAGCATCCGCCCGATCGGATCGCCGATCTCGCGGCGCTGGCCGAGGGCAAGGGGTTCGACGTCGCGTTCGCGAGCAGCCACTACTTCAACCGCGACCCGTTCGTCGCCCTGTCGCGAATGGCCGACGCGACCGACGAGATTCGGCTGGGGCCGGGTGTCGTCAATCCATACGAATCCCACCCCGTGAAACTCGCCGCGCAGACGGCGACGATCGACGAGGTCAGCGGCGGTCGAGCCGTCTTCGGCGTCGGCGCCGGCGATCGCTCCTCGCTCGCGACTCTCGGGATCGATCGCGAGCGGCCGCTTCGGCGCGTGCTGGAGACGTTCGATCTCGCGCGGGACCTGTGGGCGGGCAAAACCGTCACCCACGAAGGAACGTTCACGGCGCGGGACGCGTCGCTCAACCTCGACGCGACGGAGATTCCGGTCTACGTCGGCGCGCAGGGGCCGCACATGCTCCGGATGAGCGCGAAACACGCCGACGGGGTCCTGATTAACGCCAGCCACCCGCGAGACCTGGAGTGGGCCGCGGGGCAGGTCGAGAAGGGATTGGCGGATCGGCCGACCGAACGCGGCGCGTTCGAGTCGCTCGCATTCGCGAGCGTCAGCGTCGCCGGCGAGGAGGACGCAGCCCGCGAGGCGGCCCGGCCGCCGGTGGCGTTCATCGTCGGCGGCGCCGCCGACCCCGTGCTCGATCGCCACGACATCGATCGGGACGCGGCGAGTGCGGTCAGCGACGCCCTCGAACGCGGGGCGCTGGGAGAGGCGTTCGGCCGCGTGACGCCGGCCATGATCGACGCCTTCTGTATTGCGGGAACGACCGACCAGATCGCCGACCGGTTCGAAGCCGCCC
It includes:
- a CDS encoding hydantoinase B/oxoprolinase family protein, whose amino-acid sequence is MTDETTDGTEPDTENRAGDSGIDPVTLEVLRNQLESVAEEMGQTLIRGAYSPNIKERRDCSTALFDADGRMIAQAEHIPVHLGAMPAAVDAVRERDPKPGDVFVLNDPFTGGTHLPDVTMVSPIAPAAVESDGDGPGADPDAREIVGYAVSRAHHADVGGMTPGSMPAGAQEIYQEGLRLPPIRLVEGGDDREDVRSLLLANVRNPRERRADLRAQQAANERAESRLAALFDEHGRETVRRGFDAVIDYSRDRIESEIEELPDGTYEATDVLEGDGVTDEDVEITAAVTIDGGGIEVDFDGTASQVAGNLNAPLAVAESAVYFVVRCITDPEIPPNQGCYDPVTVRAPERTLLNPEPPAAVVGGNVETSQRVTDVVFAALAAAAPDRVPAQGQGTMNNLTIGARDGSFTYYETIGGGFGARPDRDGMDGVQVGMTNTLNTPVESIESEYPLRVEGYALRPDSGGRGEYRGGLGLERSVTVETDATVSLLTERRRHAPKGVAGGEDGATGENLIDGAPVPAKTTVDVEAGTTVTVRTPGGGGHGDPADRDEAAIEADRNADKAHDGTNGAR
- a CDS encoding coenzyme F420-0:L-glutamate ligase, translating into MELEPVTDLPEIRPGDDLAALIADRAALEPGDVCTVASTIVSKAEGRTTDLEDYPVSGRAKEIADRIGDVAGEEKDPRFAQAVLDESTELLIDCPFMLTETRFGHICVNAGIDRSNVPDHDILLLPKNPAASAERIRSGLAERGHEDVAVIVTDTCGRPFRHGQRGVALGWAGMPASRDWRGELDRDGRELGVTVQSVVDELAAAANLVTGEGDGGTPAVAVREWDFGDHEGSDELFRDVEDDLVRQALRGWEWRGDE
- a CDS encoding 5,10-methylenetetrahydromethanopterin reductase: MSRDGTSTPTWAIELTPEHPPDRIADLAALAEGKGFDVAFASSHYFNRDPFVALSRMADATDEIRLGPGVVNPYESHPVKLAAQTATIDEVSGGRAVFGVGAGDRSSLATLGIDRERPLRRVLETFDLARDLWAGKTVTHEGTFTARDASLNLDATEIPVYVGAQGPHMLRMSAKHADGVLINASHPRDLEWAAGQVEKGLADRPTERGAFESLAFASVSVAGEEDAAREAARPPVAFIVGGAADPVLDRHDIDRDAASAVSDALERGALGEAFGRVTPAMIDAFCIAGTTDQIADRFEAALEHVDGIVVGSPLGPDLDDAIERASAALARTARD